The Heptranchias perlo isolate sHepPer1 unplaced genomic scaffold, sHepPer1.hap1 HAP1_SCAFFOLD_264, whole genome shotgun sequence genome has a window encoding:
- the LOC137310602 gene encoding probable G-protein coupled receptor 139, producing the protein MLRSIQLIYYPLLAAVSVPVNFLTIVIMSRGKCGLSKCITRYLVAMAAADLLVVITDLILRQIPIIYRSLFAFLRHFPMCNIHAVLLYAVTDCSVWFTVTFTFDRFVAICCQKLKTKYCTEKTSAVVLGTVSVLSCLKNIFWYFMFEDQYLLSNTPWFCFAVTGVSTSPAWAGIELLHYVLNPCVPFILILLLNVLTVRHILVSSRARRRLRGHSSGESPRDPEMESRRKSMILLFVISGNFIVLWVVFMLDSINRRLLYLARTSVILPPFVQELGFMLQLLSCCTNTCIYAVTQAKFREQLKNVVKYPFTVIVKFIK; encoded by the exons ATGCTTCGGAGTATCCAACTAATAtactatccgctcctcgctgctgtcagtgttcctg TTAATTTTTTGACAATTGTGATCATGTCTCGTgggaagtgcggtctctccaaatgtatcactcgctacctggtggccatggcagcggcggatctactggtcgttatcactgatctgatattgaggcagattcccaTTATTTATCGTTCACTGTTCGCTTTTCTACGCCACTTTCccatgtgtaatatccacgccgtcctgctttatgcagtcacggactgttctgtctggttcaccgtcactttcacctttgatcgatttgtggccatttgttgccagaagctgaaaactaaatattgcaccgagaaaacgtcggctgtggttctgggaacagtgagtgtgctgagctgtttaaagaacattttctggtactttatgttcgaAGATCAATATCTGCTTTCCAATACCCCTTGGTTTTGTTTTGCAGTGACGGGTGTTTCAACATCACCGGCATGGGCAggaatcgaactccttcattatgtCCTGAACCCGTGTGTCCCATttattctgattctgctgctcaatgttttaacagtcagacacattttagtgtccagcagagcccgcaggagactccggggtcacagcagtggggagagtcccagagacccagagatggagagtcgcaggaaatcaatgattttactgtttgttatctcagGAAACTTTATCGTGTTATGGGTGGTGTTTATGTTGGATTCTATTAATCGACGATTGTTGTATTTGGCGCGAACGTCTGTAATTCTACCCCCatttgtacaagaactgggatttatgctccagctcctgagttgctgcacaaacacctgtatttatgccgtgacccaggCGAAATTCAGAGAGCAATTGAAGaacgtggtgaaatatccctttactgtaattgttaaattcattaaatag